A genomic stretch from Ktedonobacterales bacterium includes:
- a CDS encoding DinB family protein, which produces MTTTRTELIAVLEQTGPALARLTAGLADEALDFHPGQGEWSIREILAHLVDDEMYVMRLRLERIVKEDHPHLTPHDEQKWYANRNTTRDHVDELLADFNLQRAASLGIIKILRESDWARQGHQPEYGVFTGEEWLGHWAEHDSVHLRQIESNLKAYQTTSA; this is translated from the coding sequence ATGACAACTACCCGTACTGAACTCATCGCAGTGCTTGAACAAACCGGGCCAGCGTTAGCGCGCTTAACGGCTGGCCTGGCGGATGAGGCGCTTGATTTTCATCCGGGCCAGGGCGAATGGAGCATTCGGGAAATTCTGGCGCATCTGGTGGATGATGAGATGTACGTGATGCGGCTGCGTCTGGAGCGGATCGTGAAAGAGGATCACCCGCATCTGACACCGCATGATGAGCAGAAGTGGTATGCCAACCGCAATACCACCCGTGACCATGTAGATGAACTGCTGGCCGATTTCAACCTTCAGCGCGCTGCCAGCCTGGGCATTATCAAGATACTGCGCGAGTCGGATTGGGCGCGCCAGGGCCATCAGCCTGAATATGGCGTCTTTACCGGCGAGGAATGGCTAGGGCATTGGGCGGAGCATGACAGCGTTCACCTGCGGCAGATTGAAAGCAACCTGAAGGCGTATCAGACTACATCTGCATGA